One Loxodonta africana isolate mLoxAfr1 chromosome 8, mLoxAfr1.hap2, whole genome shotgun sequence DNA window includes the following coding sequences:
- the LOC100660755 gene encoding cytochrome c oxidase subunit 7B, mitochondrial-like: protein MIFPMAKNALSHLRVRSIQQTMARQTHQKYAPDFHDNMVMLVELLTVYVAVWTHTATQTGTEWNLSPVGRVTPKEWRDQ from the coding sequence ATGATTTTTCCCATGGCCAAAAATGCACTAAGTCATCTTCGAGTTCGAAGCATTCAGCAAACGATGGCAAGGCAAACCCACCAGAAATATGCACCTGATTTCCATGACAATATGGTAATGCTTGTGGAGCTACTTACTGTCTATGTTGCTGTATGGACACATACAGCAACACAAACTGGCACAGAATGGAACCTGTCCCCTGTAGGCAGAGTCACCCCAAAGGAATGGAGAGATCAGTag